From Amycolatopsis sp. YIM 10, the proteins below share one genomic window:
- a CDS encoding trypsin-like peptidase domain-containing protein: MLTASRVGEVYNPMARSAGSGWFCTPHLVLTAWHVVEGTAGKPVRPPERPLSPAAAAELAEVAPRCRVRALADATRGQPFRDAVVVWGRPDCDVALLLVLEGAGGPVQADWPGTFWTDLTGADPVPVTAVGFPRHDVVGKIRESRQFSGVVHPLSGVRSRHWVVTTDPLARPTTGSGWAGMSGAALFGGDRLVGVITTDAGVPGGPISELRAAPARAFAEDPVLVAWIRWAGGPGLWENRPLSAPADPARAEERTTGPRRSRKGLFGVLAHRRKGLLAPPELLAESPRPGAARDRGGLTYRATEPGDLARVYTRQQLDTATDRDTGQVRVPGQSASIEHVLTDPTTRHIVVTGEAGVGKSSLLEYVEVTAWRWWRTATRATGPADAPFGPVFPIRVAARELVGRTSIAEAVGRNALVRAEPPVPGAEVLFLADALDEVTRPEDWRHVIEIVIATAREWNTGPGMPRRVVLSARSLHDNAWRSLSGAGFTEFRLQPFTVDQLRRFVMAHQTGGGDRLAEPEVEQRAATRAAEFIAYVRGNGMLDLVRLPLLAHLAVGQYFDPGDAPRARAVRADLYARAVAEFLGRFPHSRTRHDQRLHDRIDELLTRLCAEYAHEAPGHSAVTTALRGLLGDLADTYLHDGAHITTAATTKLADPADPFGPRAVTALLEATGLLVDLHTAHPRFLHRTFAEYLAAGHLCDRYGADPAVWGDALADADTRVAALFAFDRLPADRQREIADLLTADPQRVEQAAWLLAEGMCDEQTRNRILEQLWQRPDEQDERPPVRDWHQTHSALAHLPQQQERLHDLATSPGSVPIDRVNAAAALAGHDPRGTEELRRLVADDAFPGRLRIAAAWHLAHVDHAAAVAWLARFAGDTTSRHCAVAAASLAGHDPATGTARLRALVADPRSPDVAKVEAAIGLRSHDREAGTAWLRRFGADTRLFADCRVYAADALAADADDEVRAEATQLLERIAKDESVDHGYRVEAAHRLARYEKTAGAAILHEFANGGLRGRYACDAAGLLVQHDRDAGLHACRAIADSVGQEPKLRMRAADELAHHEPAEGQTRLAALSREPAWSPAERVQAAALLSARNQDLGLPLLRAFAADLPGESRVVAARALAGVDRDEGLRALLELAGSPELERHVRVSAASSIGDFDPQLKDVLLRRLGVDINPGGWYSA, from the coding sequence GTGCTGACGGCTTCCCGCGTCGGCGAGGTCTACAACCCGATGGCACGTTCGGCGGGTTCCGGGTGGTTCTGCACACCTCACCTGGTGCTCACGGCGTGGCACGTCGTCGAGGGAACCGCTGGGAAACCCGTGCGGCCGCCGGAGCGACCGTTGTCCCCGGCGGCCGCCGCCGAACTCGCCGAGGTCGCGCCGCGCTGCCGGGTGCGGGCGTTGGCCGACGCCACCCGGGGGCAGCCCTTCCGCGACGCCGTGGTCGTCTGGGGGCGGCCCGACTGCGACGTCGCCCTGTTGCTGGTCCTCGAGGGTGCGGGCGGACCGGTGCAGGCCGACTGGCCCGGCACGTTCTGGACCGACCTCACCGGCGCGGATCCGGTGCCGGTCACCGCGGTCGGCTTCCCCCGGCACGACGTCGTGGGGAAGATCCGGGAATCGCGGCAGTTCAGCGGTGTCGTGCACCCGCTGTCCGGGGTCCGCTCCCGCCATTGGGTCGTCACGACCGATCCGCTGGCCCGGCCCACCACCGGCAGTGGGTGGGCGGGGATGTCCGGGGCCGCGCTCTTCGGCGGTGACCGGCTGGTCGGCGTCATCACGACCGACGCGGGAGTTCCGGGCGGGCCGATCTCCGAGCTGCGTGCCGCGCCGGCCCGGGCGTTCGCGGAGGATCCGGTCCTGGTGGCGTGGATCCGCTGGGCGGGTGGCCCCGGCCTCTGGGAGAACCGGCCGCTGTCCGCGCCGGCCGACCCCGCTCGGGCCGAAGAGAGGACGACGGGCCCGCGGCGTTCCCGCAAGGGTTTGTTCGGAGTGTTGGCCCATCGGCGCAAGGGCCTGCTGGCACCGCCGGAACTCCTGGCGGAAAGCCCGCGTCCCGGCGCCGCCCGCGACCGCGGCGGGTTGACCTACCGGGCCACCGAACCGGGCGACCTGGCTCGCGTCTACACCCGTCAACAGCTCGACACCGCCACCGACCGGGACACCGGCCAGGTCCGCGTCCCCGGCCAGTCGGCGTCCATCGAGCACGTCCTCACCGACCCGACGACGCGGCACATCGTCGTCACGGGTGAAGCAGGCGTCGGCAAGTCCAGCCTCCTTGAGTACGTGGAAGTCACCGCCTGGCGGTGGTGGCGCACGGCCACGCGCGCCACTGGTCCGGCTGACGCGCCGTTCGGACCGGTGTTCCCCATCCGGGTCGCCGCCCGCGAGCTGGTCGGCCGCACCTCCATCGCCGAAGCGGTCGGACGGAACGCTTTGGTGCGGGCCGAACCACCGGTTCCCGGTGCCGAGGTGCTGTTCCTGGCCGACGCGTTGGACGAGGTGACCCGGCCGGAGGACTGGCGCCACGTCATCGAGATCGTGATCGCCACGGCCCGCGAGTGGAACACCGGGCCCGGCATGCCGCGCCGGGTGGTGCTGTCCGCGCGCAGCCTGCATGACAACGCGTGGCGCAGCTTGTCCGGAGCGGGGTTCACGGAGTTCCGCCTGCAGCCGTTCACCGTCGACCAGCTCCGCCGGTTCGTCATGGCCCACCAGACAGGCGGCGGGGACCGCCTGGCCGAGCCCGAGGTCGAGCAGCGGGCCGCGACGCGCGCCGCGGAGTTCATCGCCTACGTCCGCGGCAACGGCATGCTCGATCTCGTCCGCCTGCCGCTGCTCGCGCACCTCGCCGTGGGCCAGTACTTCGACCCCGGCGATGCGCCGCGCGCCCGCGCCGTCCGCGCAGACCTGTACGCGCGCGCCGTCGCGGAGTTCCTCGGCCGCTTCCCGCACAGCCGTACCCGGCACGATCAGCGCCTGCACGACCGCATCGACGAGCTGCTCACCCGCCTGTGCGCGGAATACGCCCACGAGGCACCCGGCCATTCCGCCGTCACCACGGCTCTGCGCGGCCTTCTCGGCGACCTGGCCGACACCTATCTGCACGACGGCGCCCACATCACCACCGCGGCGACGACCAAGCTGGCCGACCCGGCAGACCCCTTCGGGCCCCGCGCGGTGACCGCGCTGCTGGAGGCCACCGGCCTGCTCGTCGACCTGCACACCGCGCACCCCCGGTTCCTGCACCGCACCTTCGCCGAGTACCTGGCCGCCGGGCACCTGTGCGACCGCTACGGCGCCGACCCCGCCGTCTGGGGCGATGCACTGGCCGACGCCGACACTCGGGTCGCGGCGCTGTTCGCCTTCGACCGGCTCCCGGCGGACCGGCAGCGCGAGATCGCCGATCTGCTGACCGCCGACCCGCAGCGGGTGGAGCAGGCGGCGTGGCTGCTGGCCGAGGGCATGTGCGACGAACAGACCCGCAACCGGATCCTGGAACAGCTGTGGCAGCGCCCCGATGAACAGGACGAGAGGCCGCCGGTGCGCGACTGGCACCAGACCCACAGCGCCCTCGCCCACCTCCCGCAGCAGCAGGAGCGGTTGCACGACTTGGCGACCAGCCCCGGTTCGGTCCCCATCGACCGGGTCAACGCGGCCGCCGCGCTCGCCGGGCACGACCCCCGGGGCACCGAGGAACTGCGGCGTCTGGTCGCGGATGACGCGTTCCCCGGCCGCCTGCGCATCGCCGCGGCCTGGCACCTCGCGCATGTCGATCACGCGGCGGCGGTGGCGTGGCTGGCCCGGTTCGCCGGCGACACCACCTCCCGCCACTGCGCCGTGGCCGCCGCGAGCCTCGCCGGGCACGACCCCGCCACCGGCACGGCCCGGCTGCGCGCCTTGGTCGCGGACCCGCGCTCCCCCGACGTGGCCAAGGTCGAGGCCGCGATCGGGCTCCGCAGCCACGACCGCGAGGCAGGCACCGCCTGGCTGCGCCGCTTCGGCGCGGACACCCGCTTGTTCGCGGACTGCCGGGTCTACGCCGCCGACGCGCTGGCCGCCGACGCCGATGACGAAGTGCGCGCCGAGGCGACGCAGTTACTCGAACGCATCGCCAAGGACGAGAGCGTCGACCATGGCTACCGGGTCGAGGCCGCGCACCGCCTCGCCCGCTACGAGAAGACCGCGGGCGCCGCGATCCTGCACGAGTTCGCGAACGGCGGACTGCGCGGCCGTTACGCCTGCGATGCCGCGGGCCTGCTCGTGCAGCACGACCGCGATGCGGGTTTGCATGCCTGCCGGGCTATCGCCGACTCGGTCGGGCAGGAGCCCAAACTGAGGATGCGTGCCGCCGACGAGTTGGCCCATCACGAACCGGCCGAAGGGCAGACCCGGTTGGCCGCGCTGTCGCGGGAGCCGGCGTGGAGTCCGGCCGAACGCGTCCAAGCGGCTGCGCTGCTCTCCGCGCGCAACCAGGACTTGGGCTTGCCGCTGCTGCGCGCCTTCGCTGCCGACCTGCCCGGCGAGTCGCGGGTCGTCGCCGCGCGTGCCTTGGCCGGCGTCGACCGGGACGAGGGCCTGCGGGCGCTGCTGGAGCTGGCGGGCTCACCGGAACTCGAGCGACACGTTCGAGTGTCCGCGGCGAGTAGCATCGGCGACTTCGACCCGCAGCTCAAGGACGTGCTGCTGCGCAGGCTCGGGGTGGACATCAATCCTGGTGGTTGGTACTCGGCATGA
- a CDS encoding trypco2 family protein, which translates to MDDGAVVGGLAETIEALRVELTEAMAKGADQALAFELGPVNVELTLAVTREGSGTGGLKLGVVSFGAAAKLAQQETHKLTLTLNPVGKDGATPVRVSDSADGEPG; encoded by the coding sequence ATGGACGATGGGGCGGTTGTCGGGGGCCTGGCCGAGACGATCGAGGCGCTGCGGGTCGAGTTGACGGAGGCGATGGCCAAGGGGGCGGACCAGGCGCTGGCGTTCGAGTTGGGCCCGGTCAATGTGGAGTTGACGCTGGCTGTCACCCGGGAGGGTTCCGGCACCGGCGGGCTCAAGCTGGGGGTCGTGTCGTTCGGCGCCGCGGCCAAGCTGGCCCAGCAGGAGACGCACAAGCTGACGCTGACTCTCAACCCGGTGGGCAAAGATGGGGCGACCCCGGTGCGGGTGAGCGATTCCGCCGACGGTGAGCCGGGCTGA
- a CDS encoding DUF305 domain-containing protein, protein MKNSFVMAGIAMAATGALLAGCGGNDDMSDMGHTTSSAAPPAAAPTGQQAAHNQQDITFAEEMIQHHTQALDMAELVPSRSSDPKVLDLATRIEKAQDPEIERMQEWLTAWGAAAPATPSSSSDGAGHGSMPHGSGTPMPGMMTEDEMKQLEQAKGAEFDRLWLELMIKHHQGAVEMARTELGTGANADAKALAQQIIDAQQAEISEMDNLLKEG, encoded by the coding sequence ATGAAGAATTCCTTCGTCATGGCCGGTATCGCCATGGCCGCCACCGGTGCGCTGCTGGCGGGGTGCGGCGGTAACGACGACATGTCGGACATGGGCCACACAACGAGTTCCGCGGCACCACCCGCCGCGGCTCCCACGGGGCAGCAAGCCGCGCACAACCAGCAGGACATCACCTTCGCCGAGGAAATGATCCAGCACCACACCCAGGCACTGGACATGGCCGAGCTCGTTCCTTCTCGCAGCAGCGATCCGAAGGTCCTGGATCTGGCCACTCGTATCGAAAAAGCTCAGGATCCGGAGATCGAGCGGATGCAGGAGTGGCTGACCGCATGGGGCGCCGCGGCCCCGGCCACCCCGTCATCGTCATCGGACGGGGCCGGCCACGGCTCGATGCCGCACGGAAGCGGAACGCCGATGCCCGGCATGATGACCGAAGACGAGATGAAGCAACTCGAACAGGCCAAGGGCGCCGAGTTCGACCGGCTGTGGCTGGAGCTGATGATCAAGCACCACCAGGGCGCGGTCGAGATGGCGAGGACCGAACTCGGCACCGGCGCCAACGCCGACGCCAAGGCACTGGCGCAGCAGATCATCGACGCGCAGCAGGCCGAGATCAGCGAGATGGACAACCTGCTCAAGGAGGGCTGA
- a CDS encoding DUF6153 family protein — MRVDARVRARQFLLLCALAFAVVGMHHLLTAPSSHHGSSHETAAMAPAVHDTAAAGEQRHGEQSPGSPAGSHEMLHLCLAVLGGLGLGLLFLAAFWLRTGFRKPAPERCPTRASWAKWRPPDRSGRSLLTTLCVHRL; from the coding sequence ATGCGGGTGGACGCACGTGTTCGAGCGCGGCAGTTCTTGTTGTTGTGCGCGCTCGCGTTCGCCGTCGTCGGCATGCACCACCTGCTGACCGCGCCAAGCTCCCACCACGGTTCCAGCCACGAAACCGCCGCCATGGCACCCGCGGTCCACGATACGGCCGCCGCCGGCGAACAGCGCCACGGGGAACAATCCCCCGGCAGTCCCGCCGGCTCGCACGAAATGCTGCACCTGTGCCTCGCCGTGCTGGGCGGCCTGGGACTGGGTTTGCTGTTCCTGGCGGCGTTCTGGCTGCGCACCGGTTTCAGGAAGCCCGCGCCGGAAAGATGTCCGACGCGGGCTTCCTGGGCGAAATGGCGCCCACCCGACAGATCCGGACGATCACTGCTCACCACACTCTGCGTTCATCGGCTGTGA
- a CDS encoding MFS transporter, whose amino-acid sequence MTGVAQQFRSFDRPVRLLAINQFTINIGFYMLMPYLAAHLSLGLGLAGWLVGLILGVRNFSQQGMFLLGGALADRFGYKPLIVAGCALRTAGFALLGLVDSVPALIIASAATGFAGALFNPAVRAYVAKDAGDRRVEAFALFNVFYQAGILLGPLIGLLLTGVAFQLTCLVAAVVFAALTVLQIRSLPARRSGAPAGPAESLLAGWSVVLRNRRFLAFSAAMVGSYVLSFQVYLALPLETRRLAPTESAGTIEVGVLFAVSGVIAIFGQLRVTAWCRERWSHGQCLTAGLTSMALAFAAPLLTASSPPAAGAFAFAPLLVSVALLTLGTVVVFPFEMDTIVSLARDHLVATHYGLYNTICGVGIAIGNLGTGAALDLARAGGIAWAPWVALMLIGGACALGVFALGRSGKLEPAAAAVN is encoded by the coding sequence ATGACCGGGGTGGCCCAGCAGTTCCGCTCGTTCGACCGGCCGGTCCGGCTGCTGGCGATCAACCAGTTCACCATCAACATCGGCTTCTACATGCTGATGCCCTACCTCGCCGCGCACCTTTCGCTCGGGCTGGGCCTGGCGGGCTGGCTGGTCGGCCTGATCCTCGGCGTGCGCAATTTCTCCCAGCAGGGCATGTTCCTGCTGGGCGGCGCGCTGGCCGACCGGTTCGGCTACAAACCGCTCATCGTCGCCGGGTGTGCGCTGCGCACCGCCGGGTTCGCCCTGCTCGGCCTGGTCGATTCGGTACCCGCGCTGATCATCGCCTCCGCCGCGACGGGGTTCGCCGGGGCGTTGTTCAACCCGGCCGTGCGCGCCTACGTGGCGAAGGACGCCGGTGATCGCCGAGTCGAGGCGTTCGCGCTGTTCAACGTGTTCTACCAGGCCGGTATCCTGCTCGGCCCGCTGATCGGCCTGCTGCTGACCGGGGTGGCGTTCCAGCTCACCTGCCTGGTGGCGGCGGTCGTGTTCGCGGCGCTGACCGTGCTGCAGATCCGCTCACTGCCCGCCCGCCGGTCAGGTGCGCCGGCCGGCCCGGCGGAGTCCCTGCTCGCGGGCTGGTCGGTGGTGTTGCGGAACCGGCGGTTCCTGGCCTTCTCGGCGGCGATGGTCGGTTCCTACGTGCTGTCGTTCCAGGTGTACCTGGCGCTGCCGCTGGAAACCCGGCGGCTGGCGCCGACCGAATCCGCCGGCACGATCGAGGTCGGTGTGCTCTTCGCGGTCTCCGGCGTCATCGCGATCTTCGGGCAGCTGCGGGTCACCGCCTGGTGCCGGGAAAGGTGGAGCCACGGCCAGTGCCTGACCGCCGGGCTGACGTCGATGGCGCTGGCCTTCGCGGCGCCCCTGCTGACGGCGTCCAGTCCCCCGGCCGCCGGCGCGTTCGCCTTCGCTCCCCTGCTGGTGTCCGTCGCGCTGCTCACCCTCGGCACCGTCGTGGTGTTCCCGTTCGAAATGGACACGATCGTTTCCCTCGCCCGGGATCACCTGGTCGCCACGCACTACGGGCTCTACAACACCATCTGCGGCGTCGGGATCGCGATCGGCAACCTCGGCACGGGAGCGGCGCTGGACCTGGCCAGGGCCGGCGGGATCGCCTGGGCACCATGGGTGGCGCTGATGCTGATCGGCGGCGCCTGCGCACTGGGCGTGTTCGCGCTGGGACGTTCCGGCAAGCTCGAACCGGCCGCGGCAGCGGTGAACTGA
- a CDS encoding PLP-dependent cysteine synthase family protein — MPSFDLARPPAPGTAVPASVRPDTSATAGSHTAGSVGNTPVAWIDRPFTTDGKGFWAKLEGQNPGGMKDRPALHMIARARDRGDLRPGGLVVESTSGTLGLGLALAGIVYGHPVALVADPGMEPIVHRLLLAYGTRVEIVDRPHPVGGWQEARRQRVAELLAGNPGSFCPDQYHNPDNVAAYEPLATELVGQLGRVDVLVCSVGTGGHSAGVSRALRRFFPQLRLVGVDTTGSTIFGQPARTRLMRGLGSSIYPRNVDYAAFDEVHWVSAAEAVSTCRRLAASQYASGGWSVGAVALVAGWLARTSPASTRIAAVFPDGPQRYFDTVYNDQFCAEHGLLDVDPPSDPATIAHPGEQEVTRWTRCTTVVDPVATRLAAAGPGERR; from the coding sequence ATGCCCTCATTCGATCTCGCACGCCCGCCCGCGCCCGGTACGGCCGTGCCGGCCAGCGTCCGCCCGGACACGTCCGCGACCGCCGGCAGCCACACCGCCGGCTCGGTCGGGAACACCCCGGTGGCCTGGATCGACCGGCCGTTCACCACGGACGGCAAAGGTTTCTGGGCCAAGCTCGAAGGCCAGAACCCCGGCGGGATGAAGGACCGCCCGGCCCTGCACATGATCGCCCGCGCTCGTGACCGCGGTGACCTGCGACCCGGCGGGCTCGTCGTCGAATCGACCAGCGGCACGCTCGGCCTCGGCCTCGCCCTCGCCGGGATCGTCTACGGCCACCCCGTCGCACTGGTCGCCGACCCCGGCATGGAACCGATCGTGCACCGCCTGCTCCTGGCCTACGGCACCCGCGTGGAGATCGTCGACCGGCCGCACCCGGTGGGCGGCTGGCAGGAAGCCCGGCGGCAGCGGGTCGCGGAACTGCTCGCCGGGAATCCCGGTTCCTTCTGCCCCGACCAGTACCACAATCCCGACAACGTGGCCGCCTACGAACCGCTGGCCACCGAACTCGTCGGCCAGCTCGGCCGGGTCGACGTGCTGGTGTGCTCGGTGGGCACCGGCGGGCATTCGGCCGGGGTTTCCCGTGCGCTCCGGCGGTTCTTCCCTCAGCTGCGGCTGGTCGGGGTGGACACCACCGGCTCGACGATCTTCGGCCAGCCCGCGCGCACCCGGCTCATGCGCGGCCTCGGTTCCAGCATCTACCCGCGCAACGTGGACTACGCCGCGTTCGACGAGGTGCACTGGGTCAGCGCGGCCGAAGCGGTGTCCACCTGCCGACGGCTGGCGGCGTCCCAATACGCCTCGGGTGGTTGGAGCGTCGGCGCCGTGGCGCTGGTGGCAGGCTGGCTCGCACGGACTTCTCCCGCGTCGACCCGGATCGCGGCCGTCTTCCCGGACGGGCCGCAACGCTACTTCGACACCGTCTACAACGACCAGTTCTGCGCCGAACACGGCCTGCTGGACGTGGATCCGCCCTCGGACCCGGCAACGATCGCGCACCCCGGCGAGCAGGAGGTGACGCGGTGGACCCGCTGCACCACCGTGGTCGACCCGGTGGCCACCCGCCTCGCCGCGGCCGGGCCGGGTGAGCGCCGATGA
- a CDS encoding serine hydrolase domain-containing protein: protein MNVRGTVAAGYEPVREVFTKLVEEGRETGAALSIWTAGREVVRLNGGWSDVARSRPWTDETLVTTYSTSKPFAALTALAAVAGGALELDEPVGRYWTEFSRAGKENTTLRQILTHRSGLPAFPPETSGIDLLDDAALRRSLADATPEFEPGTGLAEQALTHGHLLDGVLRAATGRSLGEIYTEQVRPALGIDAWFGVPEPELGRVAELELGIDGTTDELVAEVAPTYRRALALPAGALDPARLNTPAWQRSVFGASGLHASATALAGFYAELTSPDGPVARLLGPELHADFLGAQVCGHDEVVGTTVRWTLGPFRTDAFLGLGGFGGSAAWWSLRHGHAVGYVTRRLHDHGRIAEVAAVLGDDLRLEVTCD, encoded by the coding sequence ATGAACGTCAGGGGAACCGTCGCGGCCGGCTACGAGCCGGTCCGCGAAGTGTTCACGAAACTGGTGGAAGAGGGCAGGGAAACCGGGGCCGCGTTGTCGATCTGGACAGCGGGCCGCGAGGTGGTCCGGCTGAACGGCGGCTGGTCGGATGTCGCCCGAAGCCGTCCGTGGACCGATGAAACGCTGGTGACGACCTATTCGACGTCGAAACCGTTCGCCGCGCTGACGGCTCTGGCCGCGGTGGCCGGGGGCGCGCTGGAGCTGGACGAACCGGTCGGCCGGTACTGGACGGAATTTTCGCGCGCGGGCAAGGAGAACACGACGCTGCGGCAGATACTCACCCATCGCTCGGGTCTTCCGGCGTTCCCGCCGGAAACCAGCGGGATCGACCTGCTCGACGACGCGGCCTTGCGACGCTCGCTGGCCGATGCCACGCCGGAGTTCGAGCCGGGAACGGGCCTCGCCGAACAGGCGCTGACCCACGGTCACCTGCTCGACGGTGTGCTGCGAGCCGCGACCGGCCGTTCGCTGGGCGAGATCTACACCGAACAGGTCCGGCCCGCGCTGGGGATCGATGCCTGGTTCGGCGTGCCCGAGCCCGAACTGGGCCGGGTCGCGGAACTCGAACTCGGCATCGACGGCACCACCGACGAACTCGTCGCGGAAGTCGCGCCGACCTACCGTCGCGCACTGGCCCTTCCCGCCGGTGCGCTGGACCCCGCCCGGCTGAACACCCCTGCCTGGCAGCGATCGGTGTTCGGCGCGAGCGGCCTGCACGCTTCGGCGACCGCCCTCGCCGGCTTCTACGCCGAGCTGACCAGCCCGGACGGGCCGGTCGCCCGGTTGCTGGGGCCGGAACTGCACGCGGACTTCCTCGGCGCCCAGGTCTGCGGGCACGACGAGGTGGTCGGCACGACCGTTCGCTGGACGCTCGGCCCGTTCCGCACCGACGCCTTCCTCGGCCTTGGCGGCTTCGGCGGATCGGCGGCCTGGTGGTCCCTGCGGCACGGGCACGCGGTCGGCTACGTGACCCGGCGGCTCCACGACCACGGCAGGATCGCCGAGGTCGCCGCCGTGCTGGGCGACGACCTCCGGCTGGAGGTCACCTGCGACTGA
- a CDS encoding carboxymuconolactone decarboxylase family protein, with translation MTRISPPPQDELHEKSRALLEELTSRRGTVGPMVATMAHSPAVLQGYLDLSRAIKRVKLPRALSEKISLAAQERIGCALCLDAHTKAARAAGVSESDIALARQGTATDAREAALLAYAVRVLAEPASITDDDLAGLREHGWSDRVIIEVVGLVSLNLLTGSFNLVAGLEPVAAE, from the coding sequence ATGACCCGCATCTCGCCCCCGCCGCAGGACGAACTCCACGAGAAATCCCGTGCGCTGCTCGAAGAACTTACCAGCCGACGCGGCACCGTCGGGCCGATGGTCGCCACCATGGCCCACTCCCCCGCGGTGCTGCAGGGCTATCTCGACCTCTCCCGCGCGATCAAGCGAGTGAAACTCCCCCGCGCGCTGAGCGAGAAGATCTCCCTCGCGGCACAGGAACGGATCGGTTGCGCGCTGTGCCTCGACGCGCACACCAAGGCCGCTCGTGCCGCGGGGGTGAGCGAGTCCGACATCGCGCTCGCCCGGCAGGGCACCGCCACCGACGCCCGCGAAGCCGCACTGCTGGCCTACGCCGTGCGGGTGCTCGCCGAACCGGCCTCGATCACCGACGACGATCTGGCCGGGCTGCGCGAGCACGGCTGGAGCGACCGCGTGATCATCGAGGTCGTCGGCCTGGTGTCGCTGAACCTGCTGACCGGCTCCTTCAACCTGGTCGCGGGCCTGGAACCGGTTGCCGCCGAATGA
- a CDS encoding MFS transporter: protein MSTVDGERRWWALALIAAAQFMVIMDTSIIGVALPRIQADLGFSQENLSWVFNAYVVAFGGLLLLGGRLSDLLGARRIFATGWVVLLAGSLVAGLAGQVWAELAGRAIQGAGAALIAPSALTLLTMLFGGEPKELTKALALYGAAAPAGGTAGVFLGGVITEYISWPWVFYINTPIALLTLAAIPALMPRGAAQRGSIDVLGAITVTAGLGVAVYSIVRAPESGWASFETILGLVIAVVLLGAFVGVQSARKAPLVRLGIFRTPDLAAANLAQLLLGAAWIPMWFFLNLYLQQVLGLGAFPSGSALLPMTLTIMVMMIAPAPRLTARFGTKPLVVTGLAVLGAGLVWVASGIVNTGYQIGSALGLAAMTALASSFGAGQLTDTQALTNGLSASFLGAAAVAFAGALLAAGTLNRRSVTSEKAGAAAN, encoded by the coding sequence ATGAGTACCGTTGACGGTGAGCGCCGGTGGTGGGCGCTGGCGCTCATCGCCGCCGCGCAGTTCATGGTCATCATGGACACCTCGATCATCGGCGTGGCGCTTCCCCGCATCCAGGCCGATCTCGGCTTCTCCCAGGAAAACCTGTCATGGGTCTTCAATGCCTACGTGGTCGCGTTCGGCGGCCTGCTCCTGCTCGGCGGCAGACTGTCCGATCTGCTCGGGGCGCGGAGGATCTTCGCCACCGGGTGGGTCGTCCTGCTCGCCGGTTCACTCGTCGCGGGCCTGGCCGGACAGGTGTGGGCCGAACTCGCCGGTCGCGCGATCCAGGGCGCCGGCGCGGCACTGATCGCCCCGTCCGCCTTGACGCTGCTGACGATGCTGTTCGGCGGTGAACCCAAGGAGCTGACCAAGGCACTCGCGCTGTACGGGGCCGCGGCCCCGGCCGGCGGCACCGCGGGAGTGTTCCTCGGCGGCGTGATCACCGAGTACATCAGCTGGCCGTGGGTGTTCTACATCAACACCCCGATCGCCCTGCTGACCCTGGCCGCGATCCCGGCGCTGATGCCCAGGGGCGCAGCGCAACGCGGTTCCATCGACGTGCTCGGCGCGATCACCGTCACCGCGGGTCTCGGCGTGGCCGTGTACTCGATCGTGCGGGCACCGGAAAGCGGCTGGGCCTCCTTCGAAACGATCCTCGGCCTGGTCATCGCGGTCGTCCTGCTCGGCGCGTTCGTCGGTGTCCAGTCGGCCCGCAAGGCTCCGCTGGTGCGGTTGGGCATCTTCCGCACGCCCGACCTCGCCGCGGCCAACCTGGCTCAGCTGCTGCTCGGGGCCGCGTGGATCCCGATGTGGTTCTTCCTCAACCTCTACCTGCAGCAGGTTCTCGGGCTCGGTGCCTTCCCGAGCGGTTCGGCACTGCTGCCGATGACGTTGACGATCATGGTGATGATGATCGCGCCGGCCCCGAGGCTGACCGCGCGGTTCGGCACCAAGCCGCTGGTGGTCACCGGGCTCGCCGTCCTGGGAGCCGGGCTGGTGTGGGTCGCCTCCGGCATCGTCAACACCGGTTACCAGATCGGTTCGGCACTGGGGCTGGCCGCGATGACCGCGCTGGCCAGCTCGTTCGGCGCCGGGCAGCTCACCGACACGCAGGCTCTGACCAACGGCCTGTCGGCGTCGTTCCTCGGTGCGGCGGCGGTCGCGTTCGCCGGAGCACTGCTCGCGGCGGGCACCTTGAACCGCCGGAGCGTCACGAGCGAAAAGGCCGGCGCAGCCGCCAATTGA
- a CDS encoding CDGSH iron-sulfur domain-containing protein produces the protein MSTHADEPPAVVIKPRTHLLCRCGRSAKKPFCDGTHARSGFTADERAPSAAEG, from the coding sequence CTGAGCACGCACGCCGACGAGCCACCCGCGGTCGTCATCAAACCGCGGACCCACCTGCTCTGCCGATGCGGCCGGTCGGCGAAAAAGCCGTTCTGCGACGGGACGCACGCCCGATCCGGCTTCACGGCCGACGAGCGGGCGCCCTCGGCCGCCGAAGGCTGA
- a CDS encoding heavy metal-associated domain-containing protein, which produces MDVDISTGELTVVSEATLDAERVRAAIKDAGYEVAN; this is translated from the coding sequence GTGGACGTCGACATCAGCACCGGCGAACTCACCGTGGTCAGCGAGGCCACGCTCGACGCCGAACGGGTCCGCGCCGCGATCAAGGACGCGGGCTACGAGGTGGCGAACTGA